A stretch of the Pseudalkalibacillus hwajinpoensis genome encodes the following:
- a CDS encoding DNA-3-methyladenine glycosylase I: MNRCAWVNEEEIYKEYHDHEWGVPVYDDQKLFEMLILEGAQAGLSWITILKRRENYRAAFDQFIVEKVATYDEDKIQELLHNEGIIRNKLKVRGTVKNAKAFMEIQEEFGSFSSYIWCFTQDTPIINDWKSIEEVPAETELSKKISKDMKKRGFTFVGPVIIYSFLQAVGLVNDHTTDCFRHPDLSEKAQQ; this comes from the coding sequence ATGAACCGTTGTGCATGGGTGAATGAAGAAGAAATTTATAAAGAGTATCATGATCATGAGTGGGGAGTTCCTGTTTATGACGATCAAAAACTTTTTGAAATGCTCATTTTAGAAGGAGCGCAGGCGGGGTTAAGTTGGATTACGATTTTGAAAAGAAGAGAGAATTATCGAGCTGCTTTTGATCAATTTATTGTTGAGAAAGTAGCGACTTATGATGAGGACAAAATACAAGAGCTACTCCATAATGAAGGCATTATACGGAATAAATTAAAGGTGCGCGGAACGGTAAAGAATGCGAAAGCATTTATGGAGATTCAAGAAGAGTTCGGAAGCTTTTCATCATACATATGGTGTTTTACGCAAGACACACCGATCATTAACGACTGGAAATCGATAGAGGAAGTACCAGCAGAAACAGAACTTAGCAAGAAGATTAGTAAAGATATGAAAAAGCGTGGTTTTACATTTGTAGGACCTGTTATTATATATAGCTTCTTGCAAGCTGTTGGTTTGGTCAATGATCATACAACTGACTGCTTCAGACATCCTGATCTTAGTGAAAAAGCTCAACAGTGA